The following nucleotide sequence is from Roseivirga sp. BDSF3-8.
TCCGGTATGTGCCGCGTAAATACCTTCAGCGCGTCAGCGGTATCGCATTGAAAACATTGTCAGTATTTTACTCCGGAAACGATGTGGAGTGTCCGGTTTGTGACTCAACCTTCCGGAAGTTTCTACCCTATGGAAGAGTGCCCAGGCCAAATGTGCTGTGTCCTTCCTGCCAGTCGCTGGAGCGTCATCGCCTTATTTGGCTCTACCTGAAAAATAAGACTAACTTCTTTATCGCCTCAAATACAGTATTGCATGTGGCTCCGGAGGATTGCTTCATCCATCGGTTTGAGAAAATGCCTAACCTGGACTACATAACCGGTGACATTGAAAGTCCCCTGGCGAAGGTGAAAATGGATATCCATAGCATCCCCTTTGAGGATAATACGTTTGATGTCGCCTTTTGCAATCATGTAATGGAGCATGTGGAGGATGATATTATGGCTATGAGTGAACTGTATCGCGTACTAAAGCCTGGCGGATGGGCCATTATTCAGATACCTCTGTTTCACCCCCTGAAGGACAGTACTTATGAAGATGCCTCCATCACTGATCCTAAAGAAAGAGAAAAGGCATTTGGTCAGAGTGACCATGTACGCCTGTATGGAAAAGATTATGCTGACAGGCTACGAAAGGGAGGATTTGAGGTAACCGAAGATTGGTACGTAAAGGAACTGGAACCGGTCTTGGCTGAACGCTTCCGGTTACCTATGGATGAGCCAATATTTTTCTGCCGGAAAACACTCGACTGATTTATTATAAAGACCCTTTAAGCTCCTGCTTCTTTCTACGGATATCTTTCCACCCTTTCGAAAGTTCATTTAAAAAACCGATTCCATAGGCTACCAATTGCACCAGACTTGCAATCACAGAGAGGGAGGCCACCCGAAGGCTTTTTTCTTTTTTGAATGCATCTAGGAAAATAAGAAAGAAATATATGCCTACTGCGGTACATCCTGCATATAAAAGCCATGGATGGATTAACCAGCTAACCAGCAAAAAGAACAAGCCCAGAGTGAAAGCTGCCGGAAAAAGGTGTACCACTTTTAACTCTGCCGGATAAAAACGGGCTATGTTAATTCGGGCCCTCCCAAAAAAGTGGAGTTGTTTATAAAACTGCGAGAAACTGGTCCTTCGTTTATGAAATACATAAGCATCCGAAACCAGGCCTGATTTAAAGCCATTTTCTATAGCTCGAATACTAAACTCAATATCCTCACCCATACGGGTAATTCTGAATCCTCCGATTCTATCATACACCTCACGGCTTATCCCCATATTAAAGCTTCGAGGATGAAATGGCCCAAGATGCATTTTACGCCCACGGATACCACCGGTGGTATAAAGACTGGTCATGGAATAGCTTATAGCCTTCTGTATATCTGTGAAGCTATCGTGGGCTTGATCAGGTCCTCCATACAAATCAAGCCCCCTTGTGGATATGGCTTTTTCAGCAGCCTGCAAATAATGCGGGGGGATCAGACAATCAGAATCAAAGATCACAAAGTAATCGCCACTGGCACGTTCAAAACCGTAGTTCCGCGTAAAACCCTGGCCTGTGTTTTCTTTGCGGTAATAAATAATGTCGAGCCTGTCTTTATACTTTGATACTACCCCCCGGCACTCCCTTTCAGAGCCATCTTCAATTACCAGTACTTCAAATTGACTATAGCTTTGCCGGGTTAGGCTACCCAATAGCTCATCTACCTCCTCCGGACGATTGTAGACCGGTATGATAATAGAAAACTTCATCGGTTAGCTACCGATTTTTTCTATTACCAAGTAATCGGTTTTCTTATCAGAGTTTGTGATGATCATCTCCGCCAGGAAACCAGCAAGAAATAATTGGGTACCAATGATTAGCGCCACTAAGGCTAAGAAGAACAAAGGCTGATCTACTACGTCCCGGGCAGGCAGATGCAAGGCTAACTTGTATATTTTCTCTCCGATGACCCATACAGTTATTAAAAGACCTGCTAAAAAGGAGAGCGTACCCATGGATCCGAAAAAATGCATTGGCCGCTTACGAAAACGGGATACGAAAGTGATGCTAAGCAGATCAAGAAAGCCGAAAATAAATCGTTCAATACCAAACTTAGTTACGCCGTATTTACGGGCACGGTGCTGAACGACCTTTTCACCAATATTTTTAAAACCCGCCCATTTGGCAATCACAGGGATATACCGGTGCATCTCACCATATACCTCAATGTTCTTTACCACTTGGCCGTTATAAGCCTTTAGTCCGCAGTTAAAGTCATGTAGAGGAATACCTGAAAAAAGCCTCGTAATGTAATTAAAAAATTTACTGGGGATAGTTTTACTAATCGGATCATAGCGTTTTTGCTTCCATCCGCTAACAAGGTCATACCCCTGCTCGCTGATCATACTGTATAGCTCAGGTATCTCATCAGGGCTGTCCTGTAAGTCTGCATCCATGGTAATGACCACCTTGGCATGGCAGGCTTCGAAGCCGATATGCAATGCCGCCGATTTGCCATAATTTCTGTTAAACCGGATGCCCCGAACCCCGGGGTCAAGCATATGCAGTTCTTTAATTACCTGCCAGGAATTATCCGTAGAGCCATCATCCACCATAATGATTTCATATGATAGCCCTTCTTCCTTTGCCACCCGTACGATCCAGTCGGCCAGCTCTTTCAGACTTTCTTCTTCGTTAAACAGTGGGATCACCACTGCCACATCCTTTTGTACGGACATAAAACTTATTCAAACTCCGGTCGGGACTTTTTCACTATTAATGCGAAAAGCAAATGTAGCACAGCAAAGACGACTATCATAATAGCAGCGCTCTGAAGTAACAGCAGAATATCACTCAGGTCTTGCTTCTCCATATCTGAAATGCTCTGATCAATAATAGCATCATCAGCATTCATGGATTCCAAAAAGTCAATAGTCTGCTCTATTTGTACTTCCTGTAGCATGGCTGGCAATTCAGGGTCAACCACATTATACATTATCCAGCTCAGTAGTATGCCAATAATAAAAAATGCCACAGTTGATACTATCAGAAATTTGTAGGCATTTCCGTAACTGAGGTACCCTCCTATAGATTTCCTGTAGTGTAATCCTGCCCATATGAAAGCTCCGATAGCACACAGGATTAGCAGTACATTGTAGGCTCCTGATACAAGATATGTATAATCAACGGCCCAAAGCACCAGTTGAATAACAAATGAGACTATAGCAAAGATAGCTCCATACTTTACGGCTTCTGTCAATAAGGAATTTTGATTCTTGCTCATCGTGATTTGGTTCTTTGGGTAACTGAAATAACAATGGTTAAAAATAAACCTGTAAATACTTTACGCAAAAACGTATCTAATGAGAGGCTTATCTTTGTGATAGTGCGTGTATTTTCAAGGGTTCTTCGGTAAGTCTCCTCACTCATTTCCGCCATGAGTTTATCTTTTTGGGACATGACTAAATCAACCTTTTCCTGTTTATAGGCCAGAAAATTTTCAGGATCAATCAGCCCAAAATATGCATACACAAACAGAGCGGCTGTTACAGCGATCACCATATAACAGATAAAGCCCAGAGTCATGCCCTGCCAGTAACGCAGCTCCCGGTGGTTGTGTATTACTTTAAACTCCCGAATGGAGAAATACACAAAAATAGGTATTAGTAGAAAATCGACCCACTTGATCGTATCATATGGGTTGTCTTTAAAATACGCAAGTATGAAGAACAATAAAATATAAAAGCCTGAAGCAATCAGGCCATATTTAGCAGGTACGCCAACTAAGGGCTTTGACTTAATCATGATGTTGGATCAGAATTGCCTGGTCAAAATAAGTTTTATTACCATTGATAACTCCCAGGGCCTTACCTGTAAGCTCCTGCCCAAGCAGCGGGCTATTCTGCGATTTGGAGAGATTGGCAGTACTGTCAAAAACCCACTTGGTCTCTGGATTAAATAGTGTAAGGCAGGCCGAGCTGTCTTCTTTTATGGAGAGGCTTTCCATGCCCAGCACTTTGCGCGGGCCATGGGCTAGTCGTTCAACAATCACCTCCAGCTGATCACTACCCAGCTGCCCGAGTAACATAGGGAAGGTAGTCTGCAAACTAATTATCCCTGGGGATGAAAGATCAAATTCACACTTTTTACTTTCTTCATCTTGTGGTGTATGAGCGCTCACCACCGCATCTACTGAACCATTAACCACACCTTCCAGGAGCGCTTGTCGGTCTTTTTGAGATCTATATGGAGGGTCTGCTTTGTAATTAGTATCAAAGGATAAAAGAGCATCTTCCGTAAAGGCCAGTTGGGCCACTGCTACATCGCAGGTTACGGCCAGACCTTCCTGTTTAGCCTCTTTGATAAGAGTCAAACCTCCACTCGTAGATATATTACTGAAGTGCAGCCGTCCTCCTGCATACCTCAATAATTGAAGGTCCCGCCTGATAATAATTTCTTCAGCAAGTGCAGGAATTCCTTTCATACCAAGCATAGTACTAATCTTCCCCTCATGCATTTGGCCGAATAGGCTCAGGTACTTATCAGAGGGGCGGCTCATAAGTACGCCATTTACCTGACTCAGGTACTGAAGAGACTTGAGCAGAATGTCTGAATTCCAGATCGGTTTTTCTCCGTCAGTAAAGGCAATGGCCCCTGCTGCGTGCATGTCAAGCATTTCTGTGAGTGACTCACCGGCTGTATTAATTGTTACCGCACCTGCTGCATGAAGCCTAACAGGCCCTTCTGTGTACCGGGTGGTAACATACCTGATATCATTTTTACTTTGAATTACAGGCTCAGTATTCGGCAGGACAACTACATCAGAAAAGCCTCCGGCCTCAGCACAAGCTGCCCCTGAAAACAAGTCTTCTTTATATTCATGGCCCGGATCAGGTATAGAGGCTCTCAGATCAAACCAACCAGGAGAAACGCATAGCCCATCCATACCAATCTCCTGATCGAAATCAACTGACCTATCCACAAAGGAGATTTTACCATCATAAATATGTAGGTCGGTTTTCTCTCCATGGTGTTGTGAACCTGGGTCAATTATGGTTACACCTCGTAATCGTACATTCATGTCACAGAAGTCTGATCAAAGCAATTTCAACTAGCAAAAATATGACTGCCAATCCAAGGGCATATTTCCATAATGGCAGGCCATCAAACCTGGCTTCCAAGGCTTTCCTGAAAGCCTGAGCATCCTCTGGCACAAATATCTCAACATTCGTCCCATTAAAAAAACCACTAGCTACCTCAGTTGCGGTTGCCTGGTCTAAGTAGCTCTCCACCGGACTGTTATTAAATGCTAAAACCCTAAGGGTAGAGTCTCTTAAGGTAAGGTTATAGTATCCCGGAGTCATACTAAATCTTGGCAAATCTAGCACCAGTCGTCCATTCGTAAACTGCTGTGCCGGCACCAGTTCATCGTCCTGATTTTGCAATCGAATTATATCCTCAGCACCGATAGAGTCCATGGGTATAATAACATTTCTTTCGGTTAGAGAGTAATAAAGCTTTTTCGAGTCATTTTTACTTAGGGAAGCTATCCGGTACATTATTGGAACAAAGAGCGCGTGCCGCCTAAAATCAGAATAGTCTTCGCTAAATGGCCCAGCCGTGACAAACACCTTTCCGCTTTCAGTTTCTATCATTGATAAAAACGTATCCTGATTTTTAAAGGAAAGTAATTTATTGCCTGCAGCTCCCAGGTTAAGTACCGGGGTTGCTTCTGGCATATCGAAACGACGATTACGGCCCTCGAAAATGTTTGAATAAAATGGGTTCCCCAAATCAGGTGAAGATAGCTCCATTCTTCTATCTGCACCGTACCGCGTAAAAGGGCTGTTTGCCGCTAATGATGCTACCTGTGAAGGGGGAGATTGCGGGCCTGGTACTATTAGCAATGTCCCACCCTGATCTCTGTAATTTGATAGCGAGGTCACCAAGCCGTCAGACAAAGCTTCAGGCTTATAAATAATTACCAAGTCTGCACTGTAAAGCTCATTATAGTCAACATTACTTACGTCAAATGAAGAAAAATTAAAGAGGTTTTCATTACCAAAAACAGCTTCAAAAGGAGAATTGTCTGATTCATTCAGCTCCACAATTCTGACCTGATCAGTCATATCCAGAGAAAAATAAAAATCATTATCAAAGGTCACAGGAAACTCCTCGAAACTAATCCGCCCCTGTCGGCTGGTATTTGTGATATCAGCAGCCTCTGTACCCAATGGAAAAGAGATTGTTTCTGTGCCTCCGGCAGGTATGGTGGCACTACCGCTAGCCACCTGCAGGTCTTCTACAAAAAGTTTAAAGATCACATCACTGGCTTCAGTAGTACCAGCATTTCGTACAATGGCGTTTAGCGCATTCTTTTCTCCTGCAAGGAGAAAAGGTGTTTCCAGATACACACTGTCAAAAAACACATTGGAAGTAGATGTATACTCCATAGGAACCAGATAATACCGGTAGCTGCTGTCAGCATGTAAACCGGTAGCAGGGCCGAGAGTACTGCTCTGAAAATCACTAATGAAATAGATATCTTCTCGGGAAATAGCGGAGGGAGACCTGGCTGAAAATCTGCCAAGCACCTCGCTCAGAGTCCTGGGAATAGGACTATAAGTAAGCTCAGTCAAAATTTCCCGGACAGCTTCCCTACTCTTAGGAAAGTTGGAAAACGGGGCAAAATCATTAGTTAATACTAAAAAACGGGTATTATCAGGGTATGTATCAAGAATTTGTTCTGCATAAACCACAGCATTGTCAAGCGCACTACCTGTCTGCGGTAGTTCGTTACTCATGCTAAGCGAATTATCAATATACATCCTTACTATCCTAGCCTGCTCTGCTCCAGATTCTGCAGGAAGAAAGGGTTGTGCAAATGAAATAATCAGGAAAGACAAAAAAAACAATCTGGCAGCCAGGATGAGCCAATGCTTAATATTAAGCCTGGATTTCTTCTTTGCCTGTACCTGCCTGAGGAATCTTGTATTGGAAAATTGAAGTTTTCGCGTCTTTCTTAAGTGAAAGAGGTGAATGATTACCGGTATAGCAAGTGCAGGTAATCCGTACAGTAAAACCTGTGGGAATAAAAAACTCATTCAGTCATAAAAGTAGCACATTTTTAACGACTGTAAAAAATGCAAGGTATGTTGAATGGTCTGAAAATTAGATTAATGTCTATTCAGTAGTTTTCTAGGGGGAACAAAGAATATACCGGCCTTAAAAACCATACTTTGATCCCAATTGCAGTCCAGGATAACCTCTTGGCCGTCTGCCTCAGGATATCGAATGCGGCTTCTGAGGTTTTGTCTGATACCTGCCTCTAGGGTAAACCAAAGCCAATCGTGTATTTCTCTCTCGTAGCCCAGTTTTACATCTACATTTGCATTTTGCCAAACAATAGCTCCATTGGCTCCAGGCAGAATTTCTGGTTGATTTATACGATAATTCGAACCATTAACTTCGGATACCCCATAAATTATATTCCTGCTGTCAAAAGTTGTATACCTAACTTTAATCGATGCAGGAAGAAGAGCTTCCAGAGAAATCCTGTTTGTGAAGTTACGCTGATAAACAAAAATTGGGTATATACTAAATCTACCAAAGTTGTTAGATGCGGCAATTCCAGCCCCCATAACAAAGTCTTCCGAAGATTTCCACCCGTAAAGTAATCCAGCGTCGTAATTCAAATAGCTATTTACCGGACTATGGGTTTCGTGAAAATCTCCCTGAAACTTAATTCCCACTTTGGCGAATAAAAATTTATTGCTTTTAAAAGGCTTCGTCGCATATATCTTTGCTGAAACACCTTTAAGTGTTTGTTCGTCAATATTGGAAAGAAAGCCACTGTCTCCTCTTTGCGAACCTGACTTGGCAAAAGAGTATGTTTCTGATGAATAACCAATCCCTCCAAACATATTGAATCCGGGGTGCATCCAAAGGGGAAATTTGAGTTTTGCCTCAAATCGGTCATTAGACACAACCCTTTTCCTCTCTTCACTTTCAGTCAGGTAATTATTAGCTCTGGCATTATGAAAATAAGAGCTCGTCCTACTTAACTCAAAAAATTTTGGTCTGGGAGAGTTTGCCAAGCCAGGCTTACAATAAACAAGGGAATCAGGGTTTTCATCCTTAGCCTTCACCTGTGCCTTAAGAGGAGGTGCAACGAAGAATATCAGGCAAGTAAACAGATAACACCTGATATTTTTTTCATTTATACGGCACAGACCAGAAAATAATGGCATCATCACTGCGACTTAGTTAAATGTTTGGTTCCTTACTTGAGCCATATAGATAAACACCAAAAGGAAAAAAAGATTTCAAAAAGCGATAAGCAGGTAAGTTTATTTTCAATACTACACGCAAAGAAAGCTGTCCAGGTAAAACAGCATATTCGGTAATTCACCCTAGATGCTTTAATTAAAATATCACAAGGTTGGGGGCACGCATAATGTAGTAGTGTTGATATAACTCAAAGCCGTCTCCAGTGAGGTTTATAACCCGTAAAGAGAAGCAGGGATACGTACGGCCATCACCGCTTAATCAGGAGTGTCACAGGCCAATTAGGATGAAACAAGGGAAGGGTTCAGCCAGGCTTTCATTACCTGCCTTAAGGCCTGCGGGCAGAAGGGAACAATGGCCGGACTCCGTAGGGTATAAAACAAAAAAAATCCCGAACCTTAAGGAACGGGATTCTATAATAAAATCAGGCGACGACCTACTCTCCCACATTTTACTGCAGTACCATCGGCGCAACCGGGCTTAACTGCTCTGTTCGGAATGGGAAGAGGTGGACACCGGTGCTATAATCACCTTATAATCTTTAATATTTTAGACATGATTCTGTGAAAGAAAGCTCGCCGAATTCTCAAATATTTGTCAGCGCAAGAAAGTGTACGGGTAATTAGTACTGCTCAGCTATGACATCTCTGCCTTTACACCTGCAGCCTATCTACGTTGTCATCTACAACGTCCCTTTAAAGAAGCCTCATCTCGAGGAGGGTTTCGCGCTTAGATGCTTTCAGCGCTTATCCCTGCCAGACGTAGCTACCCAGCAATGCACCTGGCGGTACAACTGGTACACCAGCGGTCTGTCCAACCCGGTCCTCTCGTACTAAGGTCAGACCCTCTCAAGCTTCTAACGCCCGCAACAGATAGGGACCGAACTGTCTCACGACGTTCTGAACCCAGCTCGCGTGCCACTTTAATGGGCGAACAGCCCAACCCTTGGGACCTTCTCCAGCCCCAGGATGTGACGAGCCGACATCGAGGTGCCAAACCTCCCCGTCGATGTGAGCTCTTGGGGGAGATCAGCCTGTTATCCCCAGAGTACCTTTTATCCTTTGAGCGATGGCCCTTCCATGCGGAACCACCGGATCACTATATCCGTCTTTCGACCCTGATCGACTTGTGAGTCTCACAGTCAAGCACCCTTATGCTATTACACTCTGCGCACGGTTACCAAACGTGCTGAGGGTACCTTTGAAAGCCTCCGTTACTTTTTAGGAGGCGACCACCCCAGTCAAACTACCCACCACACACTGTCCCTGCGAACAGGTTAGGCATCAAGTAAATAAAGGGCGGTATTTCAAGGACGACTCCACAATGCCTGGCGACACTGCTTCAAAGTCTCCCGCCTATCCTACACATCATTTACCCAATGTCAATGTGAAGCTATAGTAAAGGTTCATGGGGTCTTTCCGTCCCGTTGCGGGTACGCGGCATCTTCACCGCGACTACAATTTCACCGAGCTCATGGCTGAGACAGTATCCAGATCGTTGCACCATTCGTGCAGGTCGGAACTTACCCGACAAGGAATTTCGCTACCTTAGGACCGTTATAGTTACGGCCGCCGTTTACCGGGGCTTCAGTTCAACGCTTCGCTTACGCTAACGTCCCCCCTTAACCTTCCGGCACCGGGCAGGTGTCAGGCT
It contains:
- a CDS encoding DUF4199 domain-containing protein: MIKSKPLVGVPAKYGLIASGFYILLFFILAYFKDNPYDTIKWVDFLLIPIFVYFSIREFKVIHNHRELRYWQGMTLGFICYMVIAVTAALFVYAYFGLIDPENFLAYKQEKVDLVMSQKDKLMAEMSEETYRRTLENTRTITKISLSLDTFLRKVFTGLFLTIVISVTQRTKSR
- a CDS encoding DUF4199 domain-containing protein, whose translation is MSKNQNSLLTEAVKYGAIFAIVSFVIQLVLWAVDYTYLVSGAYNVLLILCAIGAFIWAGLHYRKSIGGYLSYGNAYKFLIVSTVAFFIIGILLSWIMYNVVDPELPAMLQEVQIEQTIDFLESMNADDAIIDQSISDMEKQDLSDILLLLQSAAIMIVVFAVLHLLFALIVKKSRPEFE
- a CDS encoding class I SAM-dependent methyltransferase, coding for MKRLISFVIRYVPRKYLQRVSGIALKTLSVFYSGNDVECPVCDSTFRKFLPYGRVPRPNVLCPSCQSLERHRLIWLYLKNKTNFFIASNTVLHVAPEDCFIHRFEKMPNLDYITGDIESPLAKVKMDIHSIPFEDNTFDVAFCNHVMEHVEDDIMAMSELYRVLKPGGWAIIQIPLFHPLKDSTYEDASITDPKEREKAFGQSDHVRLYGKDYADRLRKGGFEVTEDWYVKELEPVLAERFRLPMDEPIFFCRKTLD
- a CDS encoding dihydroorotase family protein; translated protein: MNVRLRGVTIIDPGSQHHGEKTDLHIYDGKISFVDRSVDFDQEIGMDGLCVSPGWFDLRASIPDPGHEYKEDLFSGAACAEAGGFSDVVVLPNTEPVIQSKNDIRYVTTRYTEGPVRLHAAGAVTINTAGESLTEMLDMHAAGAIAFTDGEKPIWNSDILLKSLQYLSQVNGVLMSRPSDKYLSLFGQMHEGKISTMLGMKGIPALAEEIIIRRDLQLLRYAGGRLHFSNISTSGGLTLIKEAKQEGLAVTCDVAVAQLAFTEDALLSFDTNYKADPPYRSQKDRQALLEGVVNGSVDAVVSAHTPQDEESKKCEFDLSSPGIISLQTTFPMLLGQLGSDQLEVIVERLAHGPRKVLGMESLSIKEDSSACLTLFNPETKWVFDSTANLSKSQNSPLLGQELTGKALGVINGNKTYFDQAILIQHHD
- a CDS encoding DUF6268 family outer membrane beta-barrel protein, which translates into the protein MMPLFSGLCRINEKNIRCYLFTCLIFFVAPPLKAQVKAKDENPDSLVYCKPGLANSPRPKFFELSRTSSYFHNARANNYLTESEERKRVVSNDRFEAKLKFPLWMHPGFNMFGGIGYSSETYSFAKSGSQRGDSGFLSNIDEQTLKGVSAKIYATKPFKSNKFLFAKVGIKFQGDFHETHSPVNSYLNYDAGLLYGWKSSEDFVMGAGIAASNNFGRFSIYPIFVYQRNFTNRISLEALLPASIKVRYTTFDSRNIIYGVSEVNGSNYRINQPEILPGANGAIVWQNANVDVKLGYEREIHDWLWFTLEAGIRQNLRSRIRYPEADGQEVILDCNWDQSMVFKAGIFFVPPRKLLNRH
- a CDS encoding glycosyltransferase family 2 protein; the encoded protein is MSVQKDVAVVIPLFNEEESLKELADWIVRVAKEEGLSYEIIMVDDGSTDNSWQVIKELHMLDPGVRGIRFNRNYGKSAALHIGFEACHAKVVITMDADLQDSPDEIPELYSMISEQGYDLVSGWKQKRYDPISKTIPSKFFNYITRLFSGIPLHDFNCGLKAYNGQVVKNIEVYGEMHRYIPVIAKWAGFKNIGEKVVQHRARKYGVTKFGIERFIFGFLDLLSITFVSRFRKRPMHFFGSMGTLSFLAGLLITVWVIGEKIYKLALHLPARDVVDQPLFFLALVALIIGTQLFLAGFLAEMIITNSDKKTDYLVIEKIGS
- a CDS encoding glycosyltransferase family 2 protein, which codes for MKFSIIIPVYNRPEEVDELLGSLTRQSYSQFEVLVIEDGSERECRGVVSKYKDRLDIIYYRKENTGQGFTRNYGFERASGDYFVIFDSDCLIPPHYLQAAEKAISTRGLDLYGGPDQAHDSFTDIQKAISYSMTSLYTTGGIRGRKMHLGPFHPRSFNMGISREVYDRIGGFRITRMGEDIEFSIRAIENGFKSGLVSDAYVFHKRRTSFSQFYKQLHFFGRARINIARFYPAELKVVHLFPAAFTLGLFFLLVSWLIHPWLLYAGCTAVGIYFFLIFLDAFKKEKSLRVASLSVIASLVQLVAYGIGFLNELSKGWKDIRRKKQELKGSL